In Deinococcus depolymerans, the following are encoded in one genomic region:
- the lepB gene encoding signal peptidase I, whose translation MTRPDRPAPTALQKLWKELLEPIVFAVVITQFVATLVGVDGVSMMPNLRNGERVFVPKYETWLHKAGVGEFKRGDILIFKPSREASTQIANLNKSAFGLWTYRPFLIKRLIGLPGDRISITGGEVTVNGTPLDASWTTSYWKEQGCWDTQSDLANYATASVNYGVVSDQKEFTVPAGSYYVMGDNRTQNGSEDSRMIGPVERRDVAGRAAAVVWPIMRKANVKYDCSAGTVAEFSGENVLNWRLLTPPAGFGALKTPTAP comes from the coding sequence ATGACCAGACCTGACAGACCTGCACCGACCGCCCTCCAGAAGCTGTGGAAGGAGCTGCTCGAACCGATCGTGTTCGCGGTGGTCATCACGCAGTTCGTTGCGACGCTGGTCGGCGTGGACGGCGTGAGCATGATGCCGAACCTGCGCAACGGCGAGCGCGTGTTCGTGCCGAAGTACGAGACGTGGCTGCACAAGGCCGGGGTGGGGGAATTCAAGCGCGGGGACATCCTGATCTTCAAGCCGTCCCGTGAGGCCAGCACCCAGATCGCCAACCTGAACAAGAGCGCGTTCGGACTGTGGACCTACCGGCCCTTCCTGATCAAGCGCCTGATCGGCCTGCCCGGCGACCGCATCAGCATCACGGGCGGCGAGGTGACCGTGAACGGCACGCCGCTGGATGCCAGCTGGACGACCTCCTACTGGAAGGAGCAGGGCTGCTGGGACACGCAGAGCGACCTGGCGAACTACGCCACCGCGTCCGTGAACTACGGCGTCGTGTCGGACCAGAAGGAGTTCACGGTGCCGGCCGGCAGCTACTACGTGATGGGCGACAACCGCACGCAGAACGGCTCCGAGGATTCCCGCATGATCGGTCCGGTCGAACGGCGGGACGTGGCGGGCCGCGCGGCCGCCGTCGTGTGGCCCATCATGCGCAAGGCGAACGTGAAGTACGACTGCAGCGCCGGGACGGTCGCGGAGTTCAGCGGCGAGAACGTCCTGAACTGGCGTCTGCTGACCCCTCCCGCCGGGTTCGGCGCGCTCAAGACCCCCACCGCACCCTGA
- a CDS encoding patatin-like phospholipase family protein, with product MSGYGLVLGGGGARGLAHVGVWQVLEERGVLPDVVAGTSMGGLVGAFIAAGYSGDELERISRSVSWRRLLDLRPGPGLIRTSSLSAWLTHHLPPTFEELRRPLAITATDMLSGRAVYLTRGDLHSALRATTAYPGALEPVPMDDMLLSDGGILNQVPVDAALFLGARRVLAVDVTAPDPLELHERRVLLWKREANLGPLRALRRSVEIMQAQLTDARISLYRPDVLLRPQLGDIDLMNFNRAAQATQAGRDAALSELPRIRALLG from the coding sequence ATGAGCGGGTACGGCCTGGTCCTGGGCGGAGGCGGCGCACGCGGACTGGCGCACGTGGGCGTCTGGCAGGTACTCGAGGAACGCGGCGTCCTGCCGGACGTGGTGGCCGGCACCAGCATGGGCGGGCTGGTGGGCGCTTTCATCGCCGCCGGGTACAGCGGCGATGAACTGGAACGGATCTCGCGGTCCGTCTCCTGGCGGCGGCTGCTGGACCTGCGCCCTGGCCCCGGCCTGATCCGCACGTCCAGCCTGAGTGCGTGGCTGACCCATCACCTGCCGCCCACCTTCGAGGAGCTGCGCCGGCCGCTGGCGATCACCGCGACCGACATGCTCTCGGGCCGCGCGGTGTACCTCACGCGCGGGGACCTGCACAGCGCCCTGCGCGCCACGACCGCGTACCCGGGCGCGCTGGAACCCGTTCCCATGGACGACATGCTGCTCTCGGACGGCGGCATCCTGAACCAGGTGCCGGTGGACGCCGCGCTGTTCCTGGGGGCGCGGCGCGTGCTGGCCGTGGACGTGACCGCCCCCGACCCGCTGGAACTGCATGAGCGGCGCGTGCTGCTCTGGAAACGCGAGGCGAACCTGGGGCCGCTGCGGGCGCTGCGCCGCTCGGTGGAGATCATGCAGGCGCAACTGACCGACGCCCGCATCAGCCTGTACCGCCCGGACGTGCTGCTGCGCCCCCAGCTGGGCGACATCGACCTGATGAACTTCAACCGCGCCGCGCAGGCCACCCAGGCCGGACGCGACGCGGCCCTGAGTGAACTGCCCCGCATCCGCGCCCTGCTGGGCTGA
- a CDS encoding alpha-amylase family glycosyl hydrolase, whose translation MTSSLTGELKWWQSGIIYQIYPRSFQDDSGDGVGDLRGITRRLPYVASLGVRAVWLSPIFRSPMRDFGYDVADYCDIDPLFGTLEDFDAFVAEAHRLDLKVMLDYVPNHSSSDHAWFQEALTGKDSAKRDWYVWRDPAPGGGLPNNWKSFFGGPAWTLDEASGQYYLHQFLPSQPDLNWRNPAVREAMFDALRFWMRRGVDGFRVDVIWLLAEDDRYLDEPENPDWQPGQPEHWSLLHPYTQDQPETHAYIREMRAVLDEFDDRMMVGEIYLPVDRLLPYSGTEDARMVHLPFNFHLILIPWTAAEVRQFADGYDAACLAAGAWPNWVLGNHDQHRFRSRVGDAQYRVAQTLLLTLRGTPTVYYGDEIGMRDVPIPADRIVDPAALQQPDSPEAGRDPERTPMQWDASVNAGFSAPGTTPWLPLADDFATLNVAAQENDPRSDLNYFRALTRLRQEHPALIGGSYRSVDAPDGVFAFVREGHGETLTVLLNFGAQTHDLGALAAGETLLSSHGDHPASGAPLRPDEARILR comes from the coding sequence ATGACCTCCTCCCTGACCGGCGAGCTGAAGTGGTGGCAGAGCGGCATCATCTACCAGATCTACCCGCGTTCCTTCCAGGATGACAGCGGCGACGGCGTGGGCGACCTGCGCGGCATCACCCGCCGCCTGCCGTACGTGGCGAGCCTGGGCGTGCGGGCCGTGTGGCTCTCCCCCATCTTCAGGAGTCCCATGCGCGACTTCGGGTACGACGTCGCCGACTACTGCGACATCGACCCGCTGTTCGGGACGCTGGAGGACTTCGACGCCTTCGTGGCCGAGGCGCACCGCCTGGACCTGAAGGTCATGCTGGACTACGTGCCCAACCACTCGTCGTCCGACCACGCGTGGTTCCAGGAGGCCCTGACCGGCAAGGACAGCGCGAAACGCGACTGGTACGTGTGGCGCGACCCGGCTCCCGGCGGCGGCCTGCCGAACAACTGGAAGTCCTTCTTCGGCGGGCCCGCCTGGACGCTGGACGAGGCGAGCGGGCAGTACTACCTGCACCAGTTCCTGCCCAGCCAGCCGGACCTGAACTGGCGCAACCCGGCCGTCCGGGAGGCGATGTTCGACGCGCTGCGCTTCTGGATGCGCCGGGGCGTGGACGGCTTCCGCGTGGACGTGATCTGGCTGCTCGCCGAGGACGACCGCTACCTGGACGAACCCGAGAATCCGGACTGGCAGCCCGGCCAGCCCGAACACTGGAGCCTGCTGCACCCGTACACGCAGGACCAGCCGGAGACACACGCGTACATCCGCGAGATGCGCGCCGTGCTGGACGAGTTCGATGACCGCATGATGGTCGGCGAGATCTACCTGCCGGTCGACCGCCTGCTGCCGTACTCGGGCACCGAGGACGCGCGGATGGTGCACCTGCCGTTCAACTTCCACCTGATCCTGATCCCCTGGACCGCCGCCGAGGTGCGGCAGTTCGCGGACGGGTACGACGCGGCGTGCCTCGCGGCGGGCGCGTGGCCTAACTGGGTGCTCGGCAACCACGACCAGCACCGCTTCCGCAGCCGCGTGGGCGACGCGCAGTACCGCGTGGCGCAGACCCTGCTGCTGACGCTGCGCGGCACGCCCACCGTGTACTACGGCGACGAGATCGGCATGCGCGACGTGCCCATCCCCGCTGACCGCATCGTGGACCCGGCCGCGCTTCAGCAGCCCGACAGTCCCGAGGCGGGCCGCGACCCGGAACGCACGCCCATGCAGTGGGACGCTTCCGTGAATGCGGGCTTCAGTGCGCCCGGCACGACGCCGTGGCTGCCCCTCGCGGACGACTTCGCCACCCTGAACGTCGCCGCGCAGGAGAACGACCCGCGCAGCGACCTGAACTACTTCCGCGCCCTGACCCGTCTGCGCCAGGAGCACCCCGCGCTGATCGGCGGTTCGTACCGCAGCGTGGACGCCCCGGACGGCGTGTTCGCCTTCGTACGCGAAGGTCACGGCGAGACCCTGACCGTCCTGCTGAACTTTGGCGCGCAGACCCACGACCTCGGCGCGCTGGCGGCCGGCGAGACGCTCCTGAGCAGTCACGGCGACCACCCCGCGAGCGGCGCACCCCTGCGCCCGGACGAGGCCCGCATCCTGCGCTGA
- a CDS encoding DUF503 domain-containing protein, giving the protein MALGYVGVLTIRVEMPWVASLKEKRALVRPVVERLKARYPLTVARLDGLDAHDWEVIGVATISNDYGWVEETLRMAADYIAREGPYRVASEHTEITSLGPDGPEDVD; this is encoded by the coding sequence GTGGCGCTCGGCTATGTGGGCGTCCTGACCATCCGGGTCGAGATGCCCTGGGTCGCCAGCCTCAAGGAGAAACGCGCCCTGGTGCGGCCCGTCGTGGAGCGCCTCAAGGCCCGCTACCCGTTGACCGTCGCCCGCCTGGACGGCCTGGACGCCCACGACTGGGAAGTGATCGGCGTGGCGACCATCAGCAACGACTACGGCTGGGTCGAGGAGACGCTGCGCATGGCCGCCGACTACATTGCCCGGGAAGGGCCGTACCGCGTCGCGAGCGAACACACCGAGATCACGTCCCTCGGACCCGACGGACCGGAGGACGTGGACTGA
- a CDS encoding serine/threonine-protein kinase — protein sequence MPLAGQIVGDGVRLIRPVGRGSHSLVYFAVARDGQPCAVKIFPAHLSGYADREYQHAHDLHHPRLVRVLHRAVVDEQPALVGTLARGEVMFQRFAQRPAAQRDRRAFLLTIVHLLDALTYLHGRGLVHRDIKPENIMVDEDGSAKLVDFDLSGPAFETFDTPVRMGTAAFQSPEAARGEPLGPESDLYGVGVLIGWGIHGRLPESDEPYPLSADPLGSLHATLTRTHRAERPNDAGRVRRELLRLAQLPY from the coding sequence ATGCCTCTCGCAGGACAGATCGTGGGCGACGGAGTGAGACTCATCCGTCCCGTCGGCCGCGGCTCTCACAGTCTGGTGTACTTCGCCGTGGCGCGCGACGGTCAGCCCTGCGCCGTGAAGATCTTCCCCGCGCACCTCAGCGGGTACGCGGACCGCGAGTACCAGCACGCGCATGACCTTCACCACCCCCGGCTGGTGCGGGTGCTGCACCGCGCCGTCGTGGACGAACAACCCGCGCTGGTGGGCACCCTGGCGCGCGGAGAGGTGATGTTCCAGCGCTTCGCGCAGCGGCCCGCCGCGCAGCGGGACCGGCGGGCCTTCCTGCTGACCATCGTCCACCTGCTCGACGCCCTCACCTACCTGCACGGGCGCGGCCTGGTCCACCGCGACATCAAACCCGAGAACATCATGGTCGACGAGGACGGCAGCGCCAAACTGGTGGACTTCGACCTGTCCGGCCCGGCCTTCGAGACCTTCGACACCCCGGTCCGCATGGGCACCGCCGCCTTCCAGAGCCCGGAAGCGGCCCGTGGCGAACCGCTCGGACCGGAAAGTGACCTGTACGGGGTGGGCGTCCTGATCGGCTGGGGCATTCACGGCCGCCTGCCGGAATCCGACGAACCCTACCCGCTGAGTGCCGACCCGCTGGGATCCCTGCACGCCACCCTGACCCGCACGCACCGGGCAGAACGCCCGAACGACGCCGGAAGGGTCCGCCGGGAACTGCTGAGGCTCGCGCAACTGCCCTACTGA